One window of the Mycobacterium xenopi genome contains the following:
- a CDS encoding DoxX family membrane protein — protein sequence MSTDRTAAPRPVAGGQLKDPSFQAYALLRTLFTVAPILFGLDKFFNLLTHPDHWSKYLAGWIDGIVPGNADQCMYVVGVIEIAAGVLVAIAPRIGAWVVAAWLAGIIINLLTLSGYYDIALRDFGLLVSAVALARLAEGVHSGHTARSGT from the coding sequence ATGAGCACCGACCGCACTGCCGCTCCCAGGCCCGTTGCCGGCGGCCAGTTGAAGGATCCGTCGTTTCAGGCATACGCGCTGCTGCGCACGCTCTTCACGGTTGCGCCGATCCTGTTCGGCCTGGACAAGTTCTTCAACCTGTTGACCCATCCGGATCACTGGAGCAAATACCTGGCCGGCTGGATCGACGGCATCGTCCCGGGCAACGCCGACCAGTGCATGTACGTCGTCGGTGTCATCGAAATCGCCGCCGGGGTGCTCGTCGCGATCGCTCCGCGCATCGGCGCGTGGGTGGTGGCGGCGTGGCTGGCCGGCATCATCATCAACCTGCTGACCTTGTCGGGTTATTACGACATTGCGTTGCGCGACTTTGGTTTGCTGGTCTCAGCCGTCGCGCTGGCCCGGCTGGCCGAGGGTGTGCACAGCGGCCACACCGCGCGGAGCGGAACATAG
- a CDS encoding helix-turn-helix transcriptional regulator, which yields MVMQSARDSLQRDAAGIGALADPVRHRLYEFVCSQPEPVSRDQAADATGVARHQAKFHLDRLEAEGLLESAYARLTGRSGPGAGRTSKLYRRADRQIAISLPPREYELASRLMARAIVESATSGAPVADVLNKTARDHGRAIGMAAVNSRRPPVDPQSALELAATVLRQHGYEPRLDGGEVYLANCPFHALTQEQPELACTMNHAMISGIADALRPYHPHARLEPRPPHCCVVLAAARRS from the coding sequence ATGGTCATGCAGTCCGCGCGGGACTCGTTGCAACGCGATGCCGCCGGAATCGGCGCGCTGGCCGATCCGGTGCGCCACCGGCTCTATGAGTTCGTGTGCTCGCAACCGGAGCCGGTGAGCCGCGACCAGGCGGCCGACGCGACCGGCGTCGCACGACACCAGGCGAAGTTCCACCTCGACCGGCTGGAAGCCGAAGGGCTGCTGGAAAGCGCCTACGCGCGTCTGACGGGCAGGTCGGGGCCCGGCGCGGGGCGCACGTCGAAGTTGTATCGGCGGGCTGACCGGCAGATAGCGATCAGTCTTCCTCCGCGCGAGTACGAGCTGGCGAGCCGCTTGATGGCCAGGGCCATCGTGGAATCGGCGACCAGTGGCGCGCCCGTCGCCGACGTGCTCAACAAAACCGCCCGCGACCACGGCCGCGCCATCGGCATGGCCGCCGTCAACAGTCGACGGCCACCAGTTGACCCGCAGTCAGCCCTGGAGCTGGCGGCCACGGTTCTCCGCCAACACGGCTATGAGCCCCGGCTCGACGGCGGCGAGGTATATCTGGCCAACTGCCCGTTTCATGCGCTGACGCAGGAGCAACCGGAGCTTGCCTGCACCATGAACCACGCGATGATCAGCGGCATCGCCGATGCGCTGCGGCCGTATCACCCGCACGCTCGGCTGGAGCCGCGACCACCACACTGTTGTGTCGTGCTCGCGGCCGCTCGCAGGTCATGA
- a CDS encoding NAD(P)H-dependent flavin oxidoreductase, whose translation MLSTPWSRSFGLRLPIVNAPMGGVAGGRLAATVTAAGGLGMIGMGSTGSVSLLQAELRRVPGMFGIGLVHWVIRKEPGLLDAALAAGPALLSVSFSDDWSWVERAHSAKIPTATQVYDSRGAMQAQDAGVDVLVARGAEGGGHGEAKVATLPLLDAVLNVVSVPVLAGGGIASARSLAAVLAAGASGAWLGTCLSACPEALTTDGARRALISARETDTTTTRVFDIGRGLGWPKRFPSRVLSNDFVARWAGREAALAADRDARAELTAAIAADDPRIAPVDAGQAVGMVTSVQPVNEVIAALCTGAERLLGAWGS comes from the coding sequence ATGTTGTCGACGCCGTGGTCGCGAAGTTTCGGCCTGCGGCTTCCCATTGTCAACGCCCCCATGGGCGGGGTGGCCGGCGGCCGGTTAGCGGCGACCGTCACCGCAGCCGGCGGCCTGGGCATGATTGGCATGGGCAGCACCGGGTCGGTGTCGTTGCTGCAAGCTGAGCTGCGGCGCGTACCAGGCATGTTCGGAATTGGCTTGGTGCACTGGGTGATTCGCAAAGAACCGGGGCTGCTGGATGCCGCGCTGGCTGCTGGCCCGGCACTGCTGTCAGTCAGCTTCAGCGACGACTGGTCATGGGTTGAGCGGGCCCATTCCGCCAAAATCCCCACTGCCACACAGGTATACGACAGCCGCGGAGCCATGCAGGCCCAAGACGCCGGGGTCGACGTGTTGGTGGCGCGCGGGGCCGAGGGCGGCGGACACGGGGAGGCGAAGGTCGCCACGCTGCCGCTGCTAGACGCCGTCCTGAACGTCGTCTCGGTTCCCGTGCTGGCGGGCGGGGGCATCGCGTCGGCGCGAAGCCTCGCCGCCGTGCTGGCCGCGGGTGCCAGCGGCGCATGGTTGGGCACGTGCCTGTCGGCCTGCCCGGAGGCGCTGACCACCGACGGCGCCCGCCGAGCGCTCATCTCCGCCCGCGAGACCGACACCACAACCACCCGCGTCTTCGATATCGGGCGCGGACTGGGGTGGCCGAAGCGTTTCCCCTCGCGTGTGCTGTCCAACGATTTCGTCGCACGCTGGGCGGGCCGAGAGGCTGCGCTGGCCGCTGACCGCGACGCGCGCGCCGAGCTGACTGCCGCGATAGCCGCCGACGACCCCCGAATCGCTCCCGTCGACGCCGGTCAAGCGGTCGGGATGGTCACCTCCGTGCAGCCGGTGAATGAGGTCATCGCGGCGCTGTGCACAGGTGCCGAACGTCTGCTCGGGGCGTGGGGTTCATGA
- a CDS encoding cupin domain-containing protein, with protein sequence MESISLTDLAAQKLAEARQTNSGRAAHTLHGGHTHELRQTVMALLAGRELSEHDSPGQASLQVLQGHVHLTAGADSWDGKTGDYVVIPPQRHSLQAVEDSVIMLTVFKSLSSAP encoded by the coding sequence ATGGAATCCATTTCGCTGACCGACCTGGCCGCGCAAAAGCTGGCCGAGGCGCGGCAGACCAACAGCGGGCGCGCCGCTCACACGCTTCACGGCGGGCACACCCACGAACTGCGCCAGACCGTGATGGCGCTGCTTGCCGGACGCGAACTAAGTGAGCACGACAGCCCCGGCCAGGCGTCGCTGCAGGTGCTGCAGGGCCATGTGCACCTCACCGCCGGCGCCGACTCCTGGGACGGCAAGACCGGCGACTACGTCGTGATCCCGCCGCAGCGGCACTCCTTGCAGGCAGTCGAGGACTCGGTGATCATGCTGACCGTATTCAAGAGTCTGTCCTCTGCCCCATAG
- a CDS encoding helix-turn-helix transcriptional regulator, with protein sequence MNEIAGLRKEPAGRRREILRVLRAADVPMSIVTLADELGVHPNTVRFHLDTLVRDGQVERVDSDREGPGRPALMFRAVRQMDRGGPRRYQLLAEILASGFAAERNSRAKALAAGRAWGQQLQLPARRAKRISVQESVDQLVGVLDQLGFAPERRASGEEIQVGLRHCPFLELAETRTAVVCPIHLGLMQGALESWKAPVVVDRLDAFVEPDLCLAHLTLQGAPT encoded by the coding sequence GTGAACGAAATCGCCGGGCTACGCAAAGAGCCTGCCGGCCGCCGCCGGGAGATACTGCGTGTACTGAGGGCGGCCGACGTCCCCATGAGCATCGTCACGCTCGCCGACGAGTTGGGTGTGCACCCGAACACCGTCCGCTTCCATCTCGACACCCTGGTTCGCGATGGGCAAGTCGAGCGTGTGGACTCGGACCGGGAAGGTCCGGGCCGTCCGGCTCTGATGTTTCGGGCTGTCAGGCAGATGGACCGCGGCGGACCGCGGCGTTACCAGCTGCTGGCTGAAATACTTGCCAGCGGTTTCGCGGCTGAGCGGAATTCGCGCGCCAAGGCGCTGGCCGCAGGACGTGCGTGGGGACAACAGCTGCAATTACCAGCCCGACGTGCGAAACGAATCAGCGTGCAGGAGTCTGTCGACCAGTTGGTCGGCGTGCTCGACCAGCTCGGTTTCGCTCCCGAGCGCCGCGCGTCCGGAGAGGAGATCCAGGTCGGCCTGCGGCATTGCCCGTTCCTCGAACTCGCCGAAACCCGGACCGCCGTGGTGTGCCCGATTCATCTCGGGCTCATGCAAGGCGCTTTGGAATCCTGGAAGGCGCCGGTTGTCGTCGATCGGCTGGACGCGTTTGTGGAACCCGATCTTTGTCTTGCGCACCTCACATTGCAGGGAGCTCCCACATGA
- the fdxA gene encoding ferredoxin: protein MTYVIGKPCVDVMDRACVEECPVDCIYEGGRSLYIHPDECVDCGACEPVCPVEAIYYEDDLPEELQPYLADNAAFFFQPLPGRDEPLGSPGGAAKIGPLGVDAPLVASLPKVNESQGV from the coding sequence ATGACGTACGTGATCGGGAAGCCGTGTGTCGATGTGATGGACCGGGCCTGTGTAGAAGAGTGCCCGGTGGACTGCATCTACGAAGGCGGCCGCTCTCTATACATTCACCCTGATGAATGCGTGGATTGTGGAGCCTGCGAACCGGTGTGTCCGGTTGAAGCGATCTACTACGAGGACGACTTACCCGAAGAGTTGCAGCCGTATCTAGCAGACAACGCGGCATTTTTCTTCCAGCCCCTGCCCGGCCGCGACGAGCCGCTAGGGTCACCAGGCGGGGCTGCCAAGATCGGCCCACTCGGCGTTGACGCGCCGCTGGTGGCCAGTCTGCCCAAAGTCAACGAATCCCAAGGAGTGTGA
- a CDS encoding DUF2249 domain-containing protein — protein sequence MAVTELDVRALRKPDKHPTIFATYAALAVGESFVLVNNHDPRHLREEFEVDHAGSYCWDYLEKGPAVWRIRITKLTSTPLPRILTNTAEVTNTEPDVRQVVWKLEVHDRDLDSNIIALPPGGGIDTHSGADVDVLIHVLSGSGELTTERGTIDLAPGALLWLPRRSRRQFSAGPEGLRYLTVHQKRATFPLTPTVRQAV from the coding sequence ATGGCCGTCACCGAACTCGACGTACGCGCGCTGCGCAAGCCGGACAAACACCCGACGATCTTCGCCACGTATGCTGCCCTTGCGGTCGGCGAGTCCTTCGTTTTGGTTAACAACCACGACCCCAGACATCTGCGCGAGGAGTTCGAAGTCGACCACGCTGGCAGCTACTGCTGGGACTATCTCGAAAAGGGGCCCGCGGTCTGGCGGATCCGGATCACCAAGCTGACCTCGACCCCACTACCCCGGATTTTGACTAATACCGCCGAGGTCACCAACACCGAACCGGATGTGCGCCAAGTGGTGTGGAAGCTGGAAGTCCATGACCGAGACCTGGACTCGAACATCATCGCGCTGCCGCCCGGCGGCGGGATCGACACGCACAGCGGGGCTGATGTGGACGTCTTGATCCACGTGCTCTCCGGCAGCGGGGAGCTGACCACCGAACGGGGAACGATCGATCTGGCGCCCGGCGCGCTGCTGTGGCTGCCACGACGTTCGCGCCGGCAGTTCAGCGCTGGCCCCGAGGGCTTGCGCTACCTGACGGTGCATCAAAAGCGTGCAACCTTTCCTCTGACCCCCACTGTGCGGCAGGCTGTCTGA
- a CDS encoding class I SAM-dependent methyltransferase, whose product MVRRQGGSRQALPSTRRADETMQGHWLLAKLGKRVLRPGGLELTRTLLCHAGVNNADVLELAPGLGRTATEILARRPRSYLGVEQDPDAANVVRRHVAEHGDVWVTDAATTGLPDHSIDVVIGEAMLTMQGDTSKHAIVAEAARVLRPCGRYAIHELALTPDTIPDEIKTDVRQSLARAIRVNARPLTIAEWSRLLADHGLVVDHIATAPMALLQPRRLISDEGLLGTLRFVKNLISHRDARRRVLLMRRTFRTYRNQLAAVAIVAHKPDTD is encoded by the coding sequence ATGGTCCGTCGGCAAGGGGGCTCGCGGCAGGCCCTACCGTCCACTCGCCGCGCCGATGAAACCATGCAGGGGCATTGGCTTTTGGCCAAGCTGGGCAAACGAGTGTTGCGCCCGGGCGGTCTCGAACTTACGCGCACATTGCTGTGCCACGCAGGGGTGAACAATGCCGACGTGCTCGAGCTGGCACCGGGTTTGGGACGCACCGCAACCGAGATTCTCGCCCGCCGGCCGCGCTCGTACCTCGGCGTAGAGCAAGACCCTGATGCGGCCAATGTGGTCCGCCGCCATGTCGCCGAGCATGGAGATGTGTGGGTCACCGATGCTGCCACGACCGGGCTCCCCGATCACAGCATCGATGTCGTCATCGGCGAGGCGATGCTTACCATGCAGGGCGACACGTCGAAGCATGCCATCGTTGCCGAGGCGGCCCGCGTGCTGCGGCCGTGCGGGCGCTACGCCATTCACGAACTGGCCCTGACGCCGGACACGATCCCTGACGAGATCAAAACCGACGTCCGCCAGTCCCTCGCCCGTGCGATTAGAGTCAACGCCCGTCCCCTAACCATTGCCGAATGGTCGCGATTGCTGGCAGACCACGGGCTGGTCGTCGACCACATCGCGACCGCCCCAATGGCACTGTTGCAACCGCGCCGGCTAATCTCCGACGAAGGCCTCCTCGGTACGCTGCGATTCGTCAAAAACCTCATCTCCCACCGCGACGCCCGTCGGCGGGTTCTGCTGATGCGTCGAACTTTTCGCACCTATCGCAACCAGTTGGCCGCCGTAGCGATCGTCGCTCACAAACCCGACACCGACTGA
- a CDS encoding group III truncated hemoglobin, which yields MTELKTAPGLEPADLTSRADVEALLRRFYGRLLVDEVLAEPFAEVRAYGLDSHIPKMCDFWETVLFRAALYRGSALNAHRHVHRRTPLSARHFVRWLATWNSTVDEMYRGPVAERAKIQAARIAWAMHRRLAGSDSHDLNALVPRPPQSVSGL from the coding sequence ATGACTGAGCTCAAGACGGCGCCCGGCCTGGAGCCTGCGGATTTGACGAGCCGCGCTGATGTGGAAGCGTTGCTGCGCCGTTTCTACGGCCGCTTGCTGGTCGACGAGGTCTTGGCCGAGCCGTTCGCCGAGGTCCGGGCCTACGGTCTGGACTCACATATCCCGAAGATGTGTGACTTCTGGGAGACAGTGCTGTTTCGTGCCGCGCTTTACCGGGGCAGTGCGCTAAACGCGCACCGACACGTCCACCGTCGAACCCCGTTGTCCGCCCGTCATTTCGTGCGTTGGCTGGCTACCTGGAACAGCACTGTGGACGAGATGTATCGAGGGCCGGTGGCCGAGCGCGCGAAAATCCAGGCCGCCCGGATCGCCTGGGCCATGCATCGACGATTGGCCGGTAGCGACTCGCACGACCTCAACGCTTTGGTGCCGCGTCCCCCTCAGTCGGTGTCGGGTTTGTGA
- a CDS encoding helix-turn-helix transcriptional regulator: protein MTDQPSRHGRRRPRMLRQRDRVLELVREYQSPVDAVELASRLGLHVTTVRFHLDALCKEGIVTRTRITRAGVGRPRTGYAAVRGRLDYQSFAEILALGLGSNVETRRRRAERAGRRLADQIVANPPWEDPATPRISDSGSAIVDRQAAMTVEIFERMGFCPELVQAAKPSGGKGQRVIRLHACPVREVARTHPEVGCALHLGLLQGLLANSTVAEGKLKTTPTPALKAELEPFVEPELCVARVIADD, encoded by the coding sequence ATGACGGACCAGCCCAGCCGACATGGGCGACGACGGCCACGCATGCTGCGGCAACGCGACCGAGTGCTGGAGCTGGTCCGTGAATATCAAAGTCCGGTAGACGCGGTAGAGCTGGCGTCACGGCTGGGGCTACACGTGACGACCGTGCGGTTTCACCTCGACGCGTTATGCAAGGAGGGAATCGTCACGCGGACCCGCATCACGCGGGCGGGCGTTGGCCGTCCACGCACCGGATACGCGGCCGTGCGAGGACGCCTGGACTATCAGAGTTTCGCCGAAATACTCGCGCTTGGCTTGGGTAGCAACGTGGAAACGCGCCGACGGCGCGCTGAGCGGGCTGGGCGGCGGCTCGCCGACCAGATTGTAGCGAATCCACCATGGGAAGACCCTGCCACACCGCGTATTTCCGATTCGGGGTCTGCGATCGTCGACCGCCAAGCCGCGATGACCGTGGAGATTTTCGAGCGCATGGGATTCTGCCCTGAATTGGTCCAGGCGGCGAAACCGAGTGGCGGCAAGGGGCAGCGAGTGATTCGGCTACACGCTTGCCCGGTACGGGAGGTGGCGCGTACGCATCCAGAAGTTGGGTGCGCGCTGCACCTGGGCTTGCTGCAAGGACTGCTAGCCAATAGCACAGTAGCCGAAGGGAAATTAAAGACGACACCGACACCGGCGCTGAAGGCCGAACTCGAGCCGTTCGTCGAACCCGAACTGTGCGTCGCCAGGGTGATCGCCGATGACTGA
- the ctaD gene encoding cytochrome c oxidase subunit I, whose translation MTAEVSPPVQLEARRPFPARLGPKGSLVYKLVSTTDHKMIGIMYVVTCFAFFFIGGILALLMRAELAAPGLQFLSNEQYNQLFTMHGTIMLLFYATPIVFGFANLVLPLQIGAPDVAFPRLNAFSYWLFLFGSLIAIAGFITPGGAADFGWTAYTPLSDAIHSPTAGADLWIMGLIVAGLGTILGAVNMITTVVCMRAPGMTMFRMPIFTWNILVTSIMVLIVFPLLTAALFGLAADRHLGAHIYDAANGGAILWQHLFWYFGHPEVYIVALPFFGIITEVIPVFSRKPIFGYTTLVYATLAIAALSTAVWAHHMFATGAVLLPFFSFMSYLIAVPTGIKFFNWVGTMWKGQLTFETPMLWAFGFLVTFLLGGLSGVLLASPPLDFHVTDTYFVVAHFHYVLFGTIVFSTFAGVYFWFPKMTGRLLDERLGKLHFWLTLIGFHTTFLVQHWLGDQGMPRRYADYLPSDGFQPLNVVSTIGAFILGVSMLPFVWNVFRSWRYGEPVTVDDPWGYGNSLEWATTCPPPRHNFYELPRIRSERPAFELHYPHMVERLRAEAHIGRHGSQPVSISP comes from the coding sequence GTGACGGCCGAAGTGTCTCCACCGGTACAACTTGAAGCCCGCCGACCCTTTCCGGCCCGGTTGGGTCCGAAGGGCAGCCTGGTCTACAAGCTGGTGAGTACGACCGATCACAAGATGATCGGGATCATGTATGTCGTCACCTGCTTCGCCTTCTTCTTTATCGGCGGCATATTGGCGCTTTTGATGCGCGCCGAACTGGCCGCGCCCGGGCTGCAGTTCCTGTCGAACGAACAGTACAACCAGCTGTTCACCATGCACGGCACGATCATGCTGCTGTTCTACGCCACCCCGATCGTGTTCGGCTTCGCCAACCTGGTATTGCCTCTTCAGATCGGTGCACCCGACGTCGCCTTCCCACGGCTCAACGCCTTCTCCTATTGGCTGTTTCTGTTCGGTTCCTTGATCGCGATCGCCGGGTTCATCACCCCCGGCGGCGCCGCCGACTTCGGTTGGACCGCCTACACACCGCTCAGCGACGCCATTCACTCCCCTACCGCCGGAGCCGATCTGTGGATTATGGGCCTCATCGTTGCCGGTCTGGGCACCATCCTGGGTGCGGTGAACATGATCACCACCGTGGTGTGTATGCGTGCCCCGGGCATGACGATGTTCCGCATGCCGATCTTCACCTGGAACATCCTGGTGACGTCGATCATGGTGTTGATCGTGTTTCCGCTGCTGACTGCGGCGCTGTTCGGTCTGGCCGCCGACCGGCACCTGGGCGCCCACATCTACGACGCCGCTAACGGCGGTGCGATCCTTTGGCAGCACCTGTTCTGGTATTTCGGCCACCCCGAGGTCTACATCGTCGCGCTACCGTTCTTCGGCATCATCACCGAGGTCATCCCGGTGTTCTCCCGCAAACCGATCTTCGGCTACACCACGCTGGTCTATGCGACGTTGGCTATTGCTGCTTTGTCTACCGCGGTGTGGGCGCACCACATGTTCGCCACCGGAGCCGTTCTGTTGCCGTTCTTTTCGTTCATGAGCTATCTGATCGCGGTGCCCACTGGGATCAAGTTCTTCAACTGGGTCGGCACCATGTGGAAGGGGCAATTGACATTCGAAACACCGATGCTGTGGGCGTTCGGTTTCCTCGTCACCTTCTTGCTCGGTGGCCTCTCCGGTGTGCTGCTGGCCAGCCCGCCGCTGGACTTCCACGTCACCGACACCTATTTCGTGGTCGCGCACTTCCACTACGTGTTGTTTGGCACCATCGTGTTCTCCACGTTCGCCGGGGTGTATTTCTGGTTTCCGAAGATGACCGGCCGGCTGCTCGACGAGCGGCTGGGCAAGCTGCACTTCTGGTTGACGCTGATCGGGTTTCACACCACGTTTTTGGTGCAGCACTGGCTGGGCGATCAGGGCATGCCCCGCCGCTACGCCGACTACCTGCCCAGCGACGGTTTCCAGCCGCTCAACGTCGTCTCCACGATCGGGGCGTTCATCCTCGGCGTGTCGATGCTGCCGTTCGTGTGGAACGTGTTCCGCAGCTGGCGCTACGGCGAACCGGTCACGGTCGACGACCCGTGGGGCTACGGCAACTCGCTGGAGTGGGCCACCACCTGCCCGCCGCCACGACACAACTTCTACGAACTGCCCCGCATCCGGTCGGAGCGTCCGGCCTTCGAACTGCATTACCCGCACATGGTGGAGCGACTGCGCGCCGAGGCGCACATCGGCCGCCACGGGTCCCAACCGGTTTCGATATCGCCATGA
- a CDS encoding pyruvate kinase: MVTLPSEAARDRDLVCALVQCGMNIARINCAHDDVAAWRAMARHVRQAAASVGTTCLVAMDLAGPKLRTGPLAPGPRVVKLHPYRNALGEVVTPARAWLTSADEPVDPAGTRHGVAHGAAALVEPPPGG; encoded by the coding sequence ATGGTCACGCTGCCGTCAGAGGCCGCGAGAGACCGCGACTTGGTTTGCGCCCTGGTGCAGTGCGGCATGAACATCGCGCGGATCAATTGCGCTCACGACGATGTCGCGGCGTGGCGTGCGATGGCACGGCATGTACGCCAGGCGGCCGCATCCGTGGGAACCACTTGTTTGGTGGCAATGGATCTGGCCGGGCCCAAGCTGCGGACCGGCCCCCTGGCACCCGGACCACGAGTCGTCAAACTGCACCCGTACCGAAACGCACTTGGTGAGGTCGTCACCCCGGCGCGGGCGTGGCTGACATCGGCCGATGAACCGGTCGACCCCGCCGGAACCCGGCATGGTGTCGCTCACGGTGCCGCCGCGTTGGTTGAACCGCCGCCGGGTGGGTGA
- a CDS encoding cupin domain-containing protein, whose amino-acid sequence MKKFSLTALAREQLDRAATEHSGRSASTVFGGHEQVLRQTVIALREGHTLTDHGNPGEATLQVLTGRVRLTAGGSEWIGRTGDLLVIPDVKHGLDALEDSAILLTVAKKP is encoded by the coding sequence ATGAAGAAGTTCTCTTTAACAGCTCTGGCCCGCGAGCAGCTGGACCGCGCGGCAACCGAACATAGCGGACGTAGCGCGTCCACCGTCTTCGGCGGTCACGAACAAGTCCTGCGGCAGACTGTCATCGCCCTGCGTGAAGGACACACACTCACTGACCACGGCAATCCGGGTGAGGCGACTTTACAGGTGCTAACCGGTCGTGTTCGCCTCACCGCCGGCGGAAGTGAGTGGATCGGCCGAACTGGAGACCTCCTGGTGATTCCTGACGTCAAGCATGGTCTCGATGCTCTCGAGGACTCGGCCATCCTGCTTACGGTGGCCAAGAAGCCATGA
- a CDS encoding ExeA family protein encodes MMPNLISYFGFSRTPFGRDLAPSMLHRHSAHNEAIARIGWCIAERRIGVITGEVGAGKTVAVRAALAALDRSRHTVIYLPDPTVGVRGIHHRIVASLGGQPLTHHATLAPQAADALAAEHAERGRTPILVVEEAHLLGHDQLEALRLLTNHELDSSSPFACLLVGQPTLRRRMKLGVLAALDQRIGLRYTMQPMTDKETGSYLRHHLALAGRDDTLFSDDAAALIHHTSRGYPRAVNNLALQALVAAFAADKATVDESSTRTAIAEVTAD; translated from the coding sequence ATGATGCCCAACCTGATCTCCTACTTTGGTTTCTCGCGGACACCATTCGGCCGGGATCTGGCCCCTTCCATGCTGCATCGCCACAGCGCGCACAACGAAGCCATCGCGCGCATCGGCTGGTGCATCGCCGAACGCCGCATCGGGGTGATCACCGGCGAGGTCGGCGCTGGCAAGACCGTCGCCGTGCGCGCCGCGCTGGCCGCCCTGGACCGTAGCCGCCACACCGTCATCTATCTGCCCGACCCCACCGTCGGAGTGCGCGGCATCCACCACCGCATCGTCGCCTCACTCGGTGGACAGCCCCTCACCCACCACGCCACCCTGGCCCCACAGGCCGCCGACGCGCTGGCCGCCGAACACGCCGAGCGGGGCCGCACGCCCATTTTGGTCGTCGAGGAGGCACACCTGCTCGGCCACGACCAATTAGAAGCGTTGCGGCTCTTGACAAATCACGAGCTCGACTCATCCAGCCCGTTCGCCTGCCTGCTCGTCGGCCAACCCACCCTGCGGCGGCGAATGAAACTCGGCGTGCTCGCCGCGCTCGACCAACGCATCGGGCTGCGCTACACAATGCAGCCCATGACCGACAAGGAAACCGGCAGCTACCTACGTCACCACCTCGCGCTGGCCGGGCGCGACGACACGCTGTTCTCCGACGATGCGGCCGCCCTCATTCATCACACCAGCCGGGGCTACCCGCGCGCGGTCAACAACCTTGCCCTGCAAGCCCTCGTCGCCGCCTTCGCCGCCGACAAGGCCACCGTCGATGAATCCTCCACCCGCACCGCCATCGCCGAAGTCACGGCAGACTGA